A single window of Nocardia sp. NBC_01327 DNA harbors:
- the moaCB gene encoding bifunctional molybdenum cofactor biosynthesis protein MoaC/MoaB, which yields MSELSHVDREGRARMVDVSAKADTARVAVAAGELHTTAEVVRLVRADGMPKADVLTTARLAGINGAKKTSELIPLCHQLALSSVNVSFGFTDSTITIEAVAKTKGPTGVEMEALTAVAVAGLTLHDMIKAVDPSASLHGVRVLTKDGGKHGHWVRTDEVSQSADQAGHDHHADTTQSGSSSTTANSATDPVNTVTGVTEAAGGTANSTVVSAGAAGAGRTAAVVVASSGAAAGTRVDTTGPVLVKWLEEQGFSVRGPLISADADIADGLSEALAGEPALVISTGGTGASPTDATPEATLAVLDRELPGIAEAIRQRGTAKFPLAALSRGVAGLSRRTVIVNLPGSPGGVKDGIAVLEPLLEHLLAQVAGGGSHE from the coding sequence ATGAGTGAGTTGTCCCACGTCGACCGGGAAGGTCGCGCTCGCATGGTCGATGTGAGTGCGAAGGCGGACACGGCACGGGTCGCGGTTGCGGCCGGTGAGCTGCACACCACCGCGGAGGTGGTGCGGCTGGTGCGCGCCGACGGGATGCCCAAGGCCGATGTGCTGACCACCGCGCGACTGGCCGGCATCAATGGCGCGAAGAAGACGTCCGAGCTGATTCCGCTGTGCCATCAGCTGGCGCTCTCCTCGGTGAATGTGAGCTTCGGGTTCACCGATTCCACGATCACCATCGAGGCCGTCGCGAAGACCAAGGGGCCCACCGGGGTCGAGATGGAGGCGCTCACCGCGGTCGCGGTCGCCGGGCTCACCCTGCACGACATGATCAAGGCGGTCGATCCGTCGGCCTCCCTGCACGGGGTACGGGTGCTCACCAAAGATGGTGGCAAGCACGGACATTGGGTCCGGACGGACGAGGTTTCACAGTCCGCAGATCAGGCCGGGCACGACCATCACGCCGACACCACCCAGTCGGGGAGTTCCAGCACCACCGCAAACTCTGCGACCGATCCGGTGAACACGGTGACCGGGGTGACAGAGGCTGCGGGCGGGACTGCCAACTCGACGGTCGTTTCGGCGGGTGCTGCGGGTGCGGGGCGGACGGCGGCCGTGGTTGTCGCATCGAGCGGTGCGGCGGCGGGTACGCGGGTGGACACCACCGGGCCGGTGCTCGTGAAATGGCTCGAGGAACAGGGGTTCTCGGTGCGGGGGCCGCTGATTTCCGCCGATGCCGATATCGCGGACGGGTTGTCGGAAGCACTGGCGGGCGAGCCCGCGCTGGTGATCAGCACCGGCGGCACCGGGGCGTCGCCCACCGATGCGACGCCGGAGGCGACTCTCGCCGTGCTGGATCGGGAATTGCCCGGCATTGCCGAGGCGATCCGGCAGCGTGGCACCGCGAAATTCCCACTCGCGGCACTGAGCCGGGGTGTTGCCGGACTGTCCCGGCGCACGGTGATCGTCAATCTGCCGGGCTCGCCGGGTGGGGTGAAGGACGGAATCGCGGTGCTGGAACCACTTCTCGAACATCTGCTGGCCCAGGTGGCCGGAGGAGGCAGCCATGAGTGA